In Serinicoccus marinus DSM 15273, the genomic stretch CCGGCGAGGTGCTGCTGGATCGCGCCGAGCTCGTCGTCGGTGTAGTCCTCGAACTCGATGATGGTGCGGAACCGGCTCTCCAGGCCCGGGTTGGTGGCGATGAACTCCGCCATCGGGTCCGGGTAGCCGGCGACGATGACGACGAGGTCCTCCCGGTGGTCCTCCATCTCCTTGACCAGGGTGTCGATGGCCTCCTTGCCGTACTGGTCGCCACCCAGGCTGTAGGCCTCGTCGATGAAGATGACCCCGCCGTGAGCGCTGCCGACCACCTCGGCGGTCTTGGCGGCCGTCTGCCCCAGGTATCCCGCCACCAGCTCGCTGCGGTCCACCTCGACCAGCTGCCCCTTGCTCAGCAGACCCAGCGCGCGGTAGATCCCGCCGACGAGCCGGGCCACGGTCGTCTTGCCGGTGCCGGGGTTGCCGACGAAGACGAGGTGCCGGGTCAGGGTGGCCACCTTGAGGCCGGCCTCCTGCCGACGGGCGTCCATCTTGAGCACGGCGACCTGGCGGTGGATCTCGGCCTTGACCCGCTCGAGACCGATGAGCTCGTCCAGCTCGGCGAGGAGCTCCTCCACCGAGCGCTCCGGCTCGGGCTCCTCCTGCGGCTCCGCCGTCGCCGCCGGGTCCTCGGCGGTCGCGGCGACCTCGGGCGCCGGACCCGCGCCGGTGGTCTGGTCCGGTGCGGCCTGACCGGGACCCGTCCCGGCCGGCGCACCCGTCGGGTACCCCTCCGGCCCGGGCGGCTGTGTCGGTGCCGGCTGGTAGGTCTGGCTGCCTGCGGAGAGGGAGGTGAGCATGTCGCGGACCCGGGCCCCCTGCTCCTGCGCCCGGCGGAGCAGGTCGGCGGAGAGTGCGGACGCCTCGCTCGGGGCACCCGGCAGACCAGCGGGTGCCCCCGTGGACGGCGACGGACCGGCCTGCGGCGGGGTGAGCCCGGCGGTGGGGGAGCCCGGCCCGTGCGCGGGAGCCACCCCTGCGGCGGCCAGCTGCGCGCGGGCCACGGACGTCGCCTTGCCGACGCTGAGCTGCCCCGCGCCGGGCAGGGTGCAGGCAGCGGTCGCGACGTCGGCCAGCGCCTGGGCGTATCCCGACGCCCGGGGGCTGCTCTCGGCGACGAGCGTCGACAGCAGCGGGGTGGGGATCGAGGCATACCGGCGACCCTTGGGCACCGCGCCGAAGAAGTCGCTGGTGGGGCGGTCGAAGGCCCGGGCCCAGAGG encodes the following:
- a CDS encoding AAA family ATPase, producing the protein MADAVDLLARVGREAGLDEQAVRVEGQHLAAAVLEHPGPGEAHTLWARAFDRPTSDFFGAVPKGRRYASIPTPLLSTLVAESSPRASGYAQALADVATAACTLPGAGQLSVGKATSVARAQLAAAGVAPAHGPGSPTAGLTPPQAGPSPSTGAPAGLPGAPSEASALSADLLRRAQEQGARVRDMLTSLSAGSQTYQPAPTQPPGPEGYPTGAPAGTGPGQAAPDQTTGAGPAPEVAATAEDPAATAEPQEEPEPERSVEELLAELDELIGLERVKAEIHRQVAVLKMDARRQEAGLKVATLTRHLVFVGNPGTGKTTVARLVGGIYRALGLLSKGQLVEVDRSELVAGYLGQTAAKTAEVVGSAHGGVIFIDEAYSLGGDQYGKEAIDTLVKEMEDHREDLVVIVAGYPDPMAEFIATNPGLESRFRTIIEFEDYTDDELGAIQQHLAGQMDYDLSPEAVERFAEILAATPRGPSFGNGRFARNLLEAAIGRHAWRLRDITDVDVTALRTLQREDFEDRDAVDLSPDAPLGADGAPEDPAADGVAGEPGDGVGHEPVEGDAPEEPRP